The Raphanus sativus cultivar WK10039 chromosome 2, ASM80110v3, whole genome shotgun sequence genome includes a region encoding these proteins:
- the LOC108842145 gene encoding probable LRR receptor-like serine/threonine-protein kinase At4g36180, whose translation MKRSLLFLLLVLLSRADDTHPEIDALTAFKLNLHDPLGALTSWDPSTPSAPCDWRGVFCTNRRVTEIRLPRLQLSGRISDRISDLGMLRKLSLRSNSFNGTIPPSLAFCTRLLAVFLQYNSLTGKLPPGMKNLTELEVFNVSGNRLSGEISAPFPTSLKFLDLSSNVFSGTVPSGLANLTQLQLLNLSYNQLDGEIPASLGKLQSLQYLWLDFNLLQGTLPSALSNCSSIVHLSASENAIGGVIPAAFGALPNLEVIALNNNGLSGTVPFSLFCNSSLRVVQLGFNAFSDVVRPETVNCRRTGLQVLDLRENRISGRFPMWLTSIVSLTKLDVSGNLFSGEIPAEIGGLKLLEDLKLANNSLTGEIPVEVKQCSSLGVLDLEGNRLTGQVPEFLGYMKALKVLSLGRNGFSGYVPSSMVNLEQLDRLNLGDNSLNGSFPVELMAFTNLSELDLSGNRFSGSVPVSISNLSNLSFLNLSGNEFSGEIPASVGNLFKLTSIDLSKQNMSGEVPVELSGLPNLQVIALQENNFSGVVPEGFSSLVSLRYVNLSSNSFSGQIPQTFGFLRLLVSLSLSDNRISGSVPPEVGNCSALEVLELRSNRITGHVPADLSRLSRLKVLDLGRNNLSGEISPVSSSLQSLSLDHNHLSGVIPASFSALSNLSRLDLSVNNLTGEIPPLVASNLVYFNVSSNNLKGEIPSSLSSTFTNPSEFSGNAELCGKPLNRKCADARKKRRKMILMILTAAIGACLLTLFCCFYIYTLLKWRKKLKQQSSTGEKKRSPGRTSAGSRVRSSTSRSSTENGEPKLVMFNNKITLAETIEATRQFDEENVLSRTKYGLLFKANYNDGMVLSVRRLPNGSLLNENLFKKEAEVLGKVKHRNITVLRGYYAGPPDLRLLVYDYMPNGNLSTLLQEASHQDGHVLNWPMRHLIALGIARGLGFLHQSNMVHGDIKPQNVLFDADFEAHLSDFGLDRLTVRSPSRTAVTSATIGTLGYVSPEATSSGEITRESDIYSFGIVLLEILTGKRPVMFTQDEDIVKWVKKQLQRGQVTELLEPGLLELDPESSEWEEFLLGIKVGLLCTATDPLDRPTMSDIVFMLEGCRVGPDVTSSADQPSPA comes from the exons ATGAAGAGATCCTTACTCTTCCTTCTCCTTGTGTTACTCTCACGCGCCGACGATACTCACCCCGAGATCGACGCACTCACCGCGTTTAAGCTCAACCTCCACGACCCACTCGGCGCGTTAACCTCATGGGACCCCTCGACTCCCTCCGCTCCATGCGACTGGCGCGGCGTCTTCTGCACGAACCGCCGCGTCACGGAGATCCGTCTCCCCCGCCTCCAGCTCTCCGGACGAATCTCCGACCGCATCTCCGACCTCGGAATGCTGCGTAAGCTCAGCCTCCGGTCCAACTCCTTCAACGGAACCATCCCTCCTTCTCTCGCCTTCTGCACGCGCCTACTCGCCGTCTTCCTCCAGTACAACTCCCTCACCGGAAAACTCCCCCCGGGGATGAAGAATCTCACCGAGCTAGAAGTCTTCAACGTCTCCGGGAACCGTCTCTCCGGAGAGATCTCCGCTCCTTTCCCGACGAGTCTCAAGTTCCTTGACCTTTCCTCCAACGTCTTCTCCGGCACTGTACCGAGTGGACTCGCGAACCTGACTCAGCTCCAGCTTCTCAATCTCTCGTACAATCAATTAGAC GGCGAGATCCCCGCGAGCCTCGGGAAGCTTCAGAGCCTACAGTATCTCTGGCTAGACTTTAATCTCTTGCAAGGGACGTTACCTTCCGCGTTGTCGAACTGCTCCTCCATTGTGCACTTGAGCGCGTCGGAGAACGCTATCGGCGGCGTGATTCCCGCCGCGTTCGGCGCTCTTCCTAACCTCGAGGTCATCGCTTTGAACAACAACGGTCTCTCCGGTACTGTACCGTTCTCTCTCTTCTGCAACTCGTCGCTTAGGGTCGTTCAGTTAGGGTTCAACGCTTTCTCCGACGTGGTTAGGCCCGAGACGGTTAACTGTCGTAGGACCGGTTTACAAGTCTTGGATCTCCGGGAGAATCGAATCTCCGGCCGTTTCCCGATGTGGTTGACGAGCATTGTTTCCTTAACGAAACTCGATGTTTCTGGAAACTTGTTTTCCGGCGAGATTCCGGCGGAGATTGGTGGCTTGAAATTGTTAGAAGATCTCAAGTTGGCTAATAACTCACTCACGGGTGAGATTCCGGTTGAGGTTAAGCAATGCAGCTCGTTGGGGGTTCTTGATTTGGAAGGGAACCGGTTAACCGGTCAGGTTCCGGAGTTTCTAGGGTACATGAAGGCTTTAAAGGTCTTGTCGTTAGGCAGAAATGGCTTCTCTGGTTATGTTCCTTCGTCTATGGTGAACTTGGAGCAGCTTGATCGGTTAAACTTAGGGGATAACAGCTTGAACGGGAGCTTTCCGGTGGAGTTGATGGCTTTTACGAACTTATCTGAGCTGGATCTGAGCGGGAACCGGTTTTCCGGTTCGGTTCCGGTTAGCATCAGCAACTTAAGTAACCTTAGTTTCTTGAATTTAAGTGGGAATGAGTTCTCTGGTGAGATACCAGCTAGTGTGGGGAATCTGTTTAAGCTAACGTCTATTGATTTAAGCAAACAGAATATGTCTGGTGAGGTTCCGGTTGAGCTTTCCGGTTTACCCAACTTGCAAGTGATTGCGTTGCAGGAGAATAACTTCTCTGGTGTTGTCCCCGAAGGGTTTAGCAGCTTGGTGAGTTTACGGTACGTGAACCTTAGCTCGAACTCGTTCTCTGGTCAGATACCGCAGACTTTCGGGTTTCTTCGGTTGTTGGTGTCTCTCTCGCTGTCGGATAATCGCATCTCCGGTTCTGTCCCACCTGAAGTTGGAAACTGCTCTGCTCTCGAGGTTCTCGAGTTAAGATCAAACCGGATAACGGGTCATGTTCCAGCTGATCTCTCGAGACTTTCTCGTTTGAAAGTGCTGGACTTGGGTCGGAACAACCTGTCAGGTGAAATCTCACCAGTGAGCTCGTCTCTCCAGTCGCTGTCACTTGACCACAATCATCTCTCGGGAGTCATACCTGCATCTTTCTCTGCGTTGTCGAATTTGTCGAGGCTTGATCTCTCTGTTAACAACTTAACCGGGGAGATTCCACCTCTTGTTGCCAGTAACTTGGTGTACTTCAATGTCTCGAGCAATAATCTCAAAGGAGAGATTCCATCTTCTTTATCCTCTACCTTCACCAACCCATCAGAGTTTTCAGGTAACGCAGAGCTATGCGGCAAGCCGCTGAACAGAAAATGCGCGGACgcaaggaagaagaggaggaaaatGATTCTGATGATATTAACGGCTGCGATAGGCGCGTGCCTTTTAACGCTCTTCTGCTGCTTCTACATCTACACTCTCCTGAAATGGAGAAAGAAGCTGAAACAACAGTCGTCAACGGGAGAGAAGAAACGGAGTCCCGGTAGAACAAGCGCGGGGAGCAGAGTACGCAGCAGCACGAGCCGGTCGAGCACGGAGAACGGAGAGCCGAAGCTAGTGATGTTCAACAACAAGATCACTCTAGCCGAGACAATAGAAGCGACGCGACAGTTCGACGAAGAGAACGTTCTCAGCAGAACCAAATACGGTTTGCTGTTCAAAGCTAATTACAACGACGGTATGGTTCTCTCTGTACGCCGCTTACCTAACGGCTCTCTCTTGAACGAGAACTTGTTTAAAAAAGAAGCTGAGGTTCTCGGTAAAGTCAAGCACCGGAACATCACTGTCCTTAGAGGCTACTACGCCGGTCCACCGGATCTGAGGCTCTTGGTGTATGACTACATGCCTAACGGAAACTTATCTACTCTCCTCCAAGAAGCTTCTCACCAAGATGGCCATGTCCTGAACTGGCCGATGCGTCACCTTATAGCTCTTGGGATCGCTCGTGGACTCGGTTTCTTACATCAGTCCAACATG GTTCATGGTGATATAAAGCCACAGAATGTTCTATTCGACGCTGACTTTGAAGCTCATTTATCCGACTTCGGGCTTGATCGTCTCACGGTTCGATCCCCGTCAAGAACAGCGGTGACATCAGCCACCATCGGGACGTTAGGCTACGTTTCTCCAGAAGCTACATCATCCGGAGAAATCACAAGAGAGTCCGATATCTACAGCTTCGGCATTGTCCTACTCGAGATCCTAACCGGGAAGAGACCGGTGATGTTCACACAAGACGAGGATATAGTGAAATGGGTGAAGAAACAGCTACAGAGAGGCCAAGTCACAGAGCTGCTCGAGCCAGGTCTGCTCGAGCTAGACCCGGAGTCATCAGAATGGGAAGAGTTCTTGTTAGGTATCAAAGTCGGACTTCTTTGTACGGCGACGGATCCTCTTGACCGACCAACAATGTCTGATATTGTGTTCATGTTAGAAGGCTGTCGTGTTGGTCCTGACGTTACTTCCTCCGCCGATCAACCTTCACCGGCCTAA
- the LOC108842146 gene encoding probable serine protease EDA2, protein MATAIGFLILSLSYLSLSHGLVKPRRISHGLSESGKYLTRDELWFNQTLDHFSPYDHRRFRQRYYEYLDHLRVPDGPIFLMICGEGPCNGIPNDYISVLAKKFEAGVVSLEHRYYGKSSPFNSLATENLKYLSSKQALSDLAAFRGYYQESLNVKFNRTGKVDDNPWFFFGASYSGALSAWFRLKFPHLTCGSLASSAVVRAVYEFPEFDQQIGESAGPECKAALQETNKLVELALKVNNKALKALFNATELDVDGDFLYFVADAQVMAFQYGNPDKLCVPMVEAKKNGGDLVEAYAKYVREYCFGVFGLSAKTYSRKHLLDTAITPESSDRLWWFQVCTEVAYFQVAPANDSIRSHQVNTEYHLDLCKSLFGKGVYPEVDATNLYYGGDRIAGTKIIFTNGSQDPWRHASKQTSSPDLPSYIVKCHNCGHGSDLRGCPQSPLIIEGDSKNCSSPDAVNKVRQHIVEHIDLWLSECRGVLRSSI, encoded by the exons ATGGCGACGGCGATAGGCTTTCTGATTCTCTCCTTGTCATACTTGAGCTTGTCTCATGGATTAGTGAAACCTCGTAGGATATCTCATGGTTTGTCCGAAAGCGGCAAGTACTTGACAAGGGATGAGCTCTGGTTCAATCAAACCCTTGACCACTTCTCTCCATAT GACCATCGCAGATTCAGACAGCGATACTATGAATATCTTGACCATTTACGAGTTCCAGACGGACCTATTTTTCTGATGATCTGCGGCGAAGGTCCTTGCAACGGAATCCCTAATGATTATATAAGT GTGTTAGCAAAGAAGTTTGAAGCAGGTGTTGTTTCACTGGAGCATCGTTACTACGGAAAGAGCTCACCTTTTAACTCATTAGCCACTGAGAATCTCAAGTATCTTTCATCTAAACAGGCCCTTTCCGATTTAGCTGCTTTCCGTGGGTATTACCAG GAATCTTTGAATGTTAAGTTCAATAGAACTGGGAAGGTTGATGATAATCCTTGGTTCTTCTTTGGAGCATCTTATTCTGGAGCTTTGAGTGCTTGGTTCCGCCTTAAGTTCCCACATTTGACATGTGGAAGCCTCGCTAGCTCTGCAGTTGTTCGTGCTGTCTACGAGTTCCCTGAATTTGATCAACAG ATAGGTGAGTCTGCTGGACCGGAATGCAAAGCTGCACTACAGGAGACTAATAAACTCGTGGAACTAGCGCTTAAAGTAAATAACAAAGCTTTGAAAGCTCTCTTCAATGCCACCGAG CTTGATGTTGATGGTGATTTCTTATACTTCGTAGCTGATGCACAAGTTATGGCG TTCCAATACGGAAATCCAGATAAACTATGTGTTCCTATGGTGGAAGCTAAGAAGAACGGTGGTGATTTAGTG GAAGCATATGCTAAATATGTTAGAGAGTATTGCTTCGGAGTTTTTGGGTTAAGCGCTAAAACATATAGCAGGAAACATCTGCTAGACACTGCCATCACCCCAGAGAGTTCAGATCGTTTGTGGTGGTTCCAAGTTTGCACTGAAGTGGCGTATTTTCAGGTGGCGCCTGCAAACGATAGCATCCGGTCTCATCAAGTCAATACAGA GTATCATTTGGATCTTTGCAAGAGTCTGTTTGGTAAAGGTGTTTATCCTGAAGTTGATGCAACAAACCTGTACTATGGAGGTGATAGAATTGCTG GAACTAAAATCATCTTCACAAATGGGTCACAAGATCCATGGCGTCATGCGTCCAAACAGACCTCATCTCCTGACC TGCCTTCTTACATTGTGAAATGTCACAACTGTGGCCATGGAAGTGATCTTAGAGGATGCCCTCAGTCTCCATTAATCATTGAag GTGATTCCAAGAACTGCAGTTCACCAGATGCGGTGAACAAAGTGAGGCAACATATAGTAGAACACATCGACTTGTGGCTCTCTGAGTGCCGTGGAGTGCTTAGGAGTTCCATCTAG
- the LOC108843714 gene encoding uncharacterized protein LOC108843714, protein MVESTSNLTPTQRYAAGALFAIALNQAQINQTQPLGIPAALEDDDDKECDRSEERRSNCSSGDSVSDDPNLWVHETSGLLRPVFRCLDIDSSAWLGLEETANSSPAKHHIGAFTRLLSEEASDDASVEMVEQEMALAKAADAMVHSIRSSLSIDAKKEKHQEYENECREKYAVPEVKSKAVEKDKVKEDSDAASERESLEAGVVIRDGSHVPEVVEDDKSVEEVTLLSHQRKINVLYELLSACLSDKYQEVKKCTRRRKGYDARHRVALRLLATWFNIEWIKVEAIETMVACSAMALQKSGELKNEDAASSSSTWAKWKRGGIIGAAAITGGTLMAITGGLAAPAIAAGFGALAPTLGTLVPVIGAGGFAAAASAAGTVAGSVAVAASFGAAGAGLTGTKMARRIGDLEEFEFKAIGENHNQGRLAVEVLVAGVVFEEEDFVKPWQGLTSSLERYTLQWESKNLILVSTAIQDWLTSRLAMELMKQGAMHTVLSSLLLALAWPATILVAADFIDSKWSIAIDRSDKAGKLLAEVLQKGLQGNRPITLVGFSLGARVIFKCLQTLAETEQNAELVERVVILGAPISINNENWRDVRKMVAGRFINVYATNDWTLGVAFRASLLSQGLAGIQPICIPGIENVDVTDMVEGHSSYLWKTQQILERLEIDTYYPVFRDTL, encoded by the exons ATGGTGGAATCTACGTCGAATTTGACGCCGACGCAGAGATACGCTGCCGGCGCATTGTTCGCGATCGCGCTAAACCAAGCGCAAATCAACCAGACTCAGCCGCTGGGGATCCCCGCGGCGTTAGAAGACGACGACGACAAAGAGTGTGACCGTTCGGAGGAGCGAAGAAGCAATTGCAGTAGCGGAGATTCCGTCTCCGATGACCCTAACCTCTGGGTACACGAGACGTCAGGTCTCCTACGACCTGTTTTCAG ATGTCTGGATATTGATTCCTCGGCTTGGCTTGGTCTCGAGGAAACAGCTAACTCTTCTCCGGCGAAGCACCACATCGGTGCG TTCACGAGGCTACTCTCAGAGGAAGCGAGTGATGATGCTTCCGTCGAAATGGTGGAGCAAGAGATGGCTTTAGCTAAAGCTGCTGATGCTATGGTGCATAGCATCCGGAGTTCTCTGTCTATAGATGCTAAGAAGGAGAAGCATCAGGAATACGAAAACGAATGCCGTGAGAAATACGCTGTTCCCGAGGTTAAATCTAAAGCTGTGGAGAAGGATAAGGTGAAGGAGGATTCGGATGCTGCTTCTGAGAGAGAGAGTCTTGAAGCGGGTGTTGTTATTAGAGATGGAAGCCACGTGCCTGAAGTTGTTGAAGATGATAAATCTGTTGAGGAAGTAACGTTGCTTAGCCATCAGAGGAAGATCAATGTTTTGTATGAGCTGCTTTCTGCTTGCTTGTCGGATAAATACCAAGAGGTTAAGAAATGTACTCGCCGTAGAAAAGGATATGATGCTCGTCACCGCGTCGCTCTCCGTTTACTCGCGACCTGGTTTAACATTGAGTGGATTAAAGTG GAAGCAATTGAGACAATGGTGGCATGCTCTGCCATGGCCCTTCAGAAATCTGGTGAATTAAAGAATGAGGATGCTGCATCTTCTTCAAGTACATGGGCTAAGTGGAAGCGTGGAGGCATCATTGGTGCCGCTGCGATAACAGGGGGCACTTTGATGGCCATCACTGGCG GATTGGCTGCTCCAGCTATTGCCGCAGGGTTTGGTGCATTAGCACCAACACTGGGCACACTGGTGCCGGTGATTGGAGCTGGTGGGTTTGCTGCTGCTGCTAGTGCTGCTGGAACTGTGGCTGGCTCTGTTGCGGTTGCAGCATCATTTGGAG CTGCTGGAGCTGGTCTCACAGGGACTAAGATGGCAAGGAGGATTGGGGATCTTGAGGAGTTCGAATTCAAAGCTATTGGCGAAAATCATAATCAAGGA CGGCTAGCAGTGGAAGTCTTGGTTGCTGGTGTtgtttttgaagaagaagattttgtGAAACCATGGCAAGGGTTAACTAGCAGTTTGGAGAG GTACACGCTGCAATGGGAGTCCAAGAATCTTATCTTAGTGAGTACTGCAATTCAGGATTGGCTTACTTCAA GATTGGCCATGGAATTGATGAAACAAGGAGCAATGCACACTGTTCTGAGCTCTCTTTTATTGGCATTGGCATGGCCAGCGACAATCTTAGTAGCTGCAGATTTCATAGATAGCAAATGGAGTATTGCTATTGATAG GTCGGATAAAGCGGGAAAACTTCTAGCCGAAGTGCTTCAAAAAGGCTTGCAAGGAAATAG ACCCATCACACTCGTGGGATTCTCGCTTGGTGCGCGGGTCATCTTCAAATGCCTTCAGACTCTGGCCGAGACAGAACAAAACG CCGAACTTGTGGAAAGAGTTGTTATTCTTGGAGCACCCATTTCAATCAATAACGAAAACTGGCGAGACGTAAGGAAG ATGGTAGCTGGAAGATTCATCAACGTATATGCAACAAATGATTGGACCCTCGGTGTTGCATTTCGCGCAAG TCTATTATCTCAAGGATTAGCCGGAATCCAACCAATTTGCATCCCTGGAATCGAAAAT GTGGATGTAACCGATATGGTGGAAGGTCACTCTTCATATCTATGGAAGACTCAGCAAATTCTAGAGAGGCTCGAAATCGACACTTATTACCCTGTTTTTCGAGACACTCTCTAA